In one window of Posidoniimonas corsicana DNA:
- a CDS encoding efflux transporter outer membrane subunit, whose product MPRSTATTVTRLACLASLALAVGCTANTTCRSWVGNGFKVGPEYCRPAAPLEVEWIDMQSDPRLVGETVDLSHWWTALGDPTLNGLVEAAYGQNLTLREAATRIRQADAIRSIAVGALFPQVQQAVGDYQRVQASQNVAVPSPVRNFSQFDLGLQAGWELDFWGRYRRSIEVADANLDASIAGYDEVAVLLLSDVAATYVEIRTAQARLAIARSIVGLQEGSLDIAQARFDANQTNKLDVIQAQNNIDVTEAAIPLLESHLRTANNRLCVLLGMPPQDFVSQLPPAPIPAVSRLVQVGIPADLLRRRPDIRVAERQMQAQSARIGVAESDLYPRISLVGSFEWQAERIEDLFEPASVFGLISPGFSWNILNYGRLWHSVELEEERFRETVYNYQQTVLTAQQEVEDAIVGFLKAQDRADKLAQAVGQVNEAEEIALTLYKTGATDFNRVFLIQAFQFSQQDELVVSRAAAVLNLIQIYKSLGGGWEIRCRNRVSSLPPLLEDDPTRGTIGIVPPREQDPPPRADKAPPAEPVPPPTPTPSLQAPQPQPQTPEPQSDPRLERLLDDAGADQQPAAPTPLNQRLQELLDKDD is encoded by the coding sequence GTGCCACGCAGTACCGCAACTACAGTTACCCGGCTGGCGTGCCTGGCGTCCCTTGCGCTCGCCGTGGGGTGCACGGCTAACACCACCTGCCGCAGCTGGGTGGGCAACGGCTTCAAGGTCGGCCCCGAGTACTGCCGCCCGGCGGCGCCGCTGGAGGTGGAGTGGATCGACATGCAGTCGGACCCGCGGCTCGTGGGCGAGACGGTCGACCTGTCGCACTGGTGGACGGCCCTGGGCGACCCGACCCTCAACGGCCTAGTCGAGGCCGCCTACGGCCAGAACCTGACGCTCCGCGAGGCAGCCACGCGGATCCGCCAGGCCGACGCGATCCGGTCGATCGCGGTCGGCGCGCTGTTCCCGCAGGTGCAGCAGGCGGTGGGCGACTACCAGCGGGTGCAGGCCAGCCAGAACGTGGCGGTCCCGTCGCCGGTGCGCAACTTCAGCCAGTTCGACCTCGGATTGCAGGCGGGCTGGGAGCTCGACTTCTGGGGTCGGTACCGTCGCAGCATCGAGGTCGCCGACGCCAACCTCGACGCGTCGATCGCCGGCTACGACGAGGTGGCCGTGCTGCTGCTTTCCGACGTCGCGGCGACCTACGTCGAGATCCGCACCGCGCAGGCGCGGCTGGCGATTGCGCGGTCGATCGTCGGGCTGCAGGAGGGGAGCCTCGACATCGCCCAGGCCAGGTTCGACGCCAACCAGACCAACAAGCTGGACGTCATCCAGGCGCAGAACAACATCGACGTCACCGAGGCCGCGATCCCGTTGCTGGAGTCGCATTTAAGGACCGCCAACAACCGACTCTGCGTGCTGCTGGGCATGCCGCCACAGGACTTTGTCAGCCAACTCCCGCCGGCGCCGATCCCGGCGGTCTCGCGGCTGGTACAGGTGGGCATCCCCGCCGACCTGCTCCGCCGCCGCCCCGACATCCGCGTCGCCGAACGCCAGATGCAGGCGCAGAGCGCGCGGATCGGCGTGGCCGAGTCGGACCTGTACCCGCGGATCTCGCTGGTGGGATCGTTTGAGTGGCAGGCGGAGCGGATCGAGGACCTGTTTGAGCCGGCGAGCGTGTTCGGGCTGATCAGCCCGGGCTTCAGCTGGAATATTCTTAACTACGGCCGGCTGTGGCACAGCGTCGAGCTGGAGGAGGAGCGGTTCCGCGAGACCGTCTACAACTACCAGCAGACCGTGCTGACCGCGCAGCAGGAGGTGGAGGACGCGATCGTTGGGTTCCTCAAGGCGCAGGACCGCGCGGACAAGCTCGCCCAGGCCGTGGGACAGGTCAACGAGGCGGAGGAGATCGCCCTGACGCTCTACAAGACCGGCGCGACCGACTTCAACCGGGTGTTCTTGATCCAGGCGTTCCAGTTCTCGCAGCAGGACGAGCTGGTCGTGAGCCGCGCGGCGGCCGTGCTAAATCTGATCCAGATCTACAAGTCGCTGGGCGGCGGGTGGGAGATCCGCTGCCGCAACCGCGTCAGCTCGCTGCCCCCGCTGCTAGAGGACGACCCCACCCGCGGCACGATCGGCATTGTCCCGCCACGCGAGCAAGACCCGCCGCCGCGCGCAGATAAGGCCCCCCCGGCCGAGCCGGTCCCGCCGCCCACGCCCACCCCTTCATTGCAGGCGCCCCAGCCACAGCCGCAGACTCCTGAGCCCCAGAGCGACCCACGGCTCGAGCGGCTGCTGGACGACGCGGGGGCGGACCAGCAGCCGGCGGCGCCCACGCCGCTCAACCAGCGCCTGCAGGAGCTGCTCGACAAAGACGACTAG
- a CDS encoding tetratricopeptide repeat protein → MDASLRAIEELATDYLLQGEPALALAELSAVVDAAPDEGRLWELLGIGHWEIGQVRESIAALETAMTLVPLGPEATLALGLGYEVIQKLPLAKDLFIDLAGSDALPLRVLEPLARGLGRANESGLALAMCERAASTQPDELGPLMGMVFYMGRLGRPAEHLLPVLLRALGLAPEDFTIRMLAARCLHDCGLAEDAAELLRVADYLDSSCPSCLHAMQEIFLAAGDEPAAADVVERLADVARQAGDDQDCC, encoded by the coding sequence ATGGATGCATCGCTGCGAGCCATTGAAGAACTAGCGACCGACTACCTGCTGCAGGGCGAGCCCGCGTTGGCGTTGGCCGAGCTGTCCGCCGTGGTCGATGCCGCCCCCGATGAGGGACGCCTGTGGGAGCTGCTGGGCATCGGCCACTGGGAGATCGGCCAGGTCCGCGAGAGCATCGCCGCCCTCGAGACCGCCATGACCCTCGTGCCGCTGGGACCCGAGGCGACACTCGCCCTGGGCCTGGGCTACGAGGTGATCCAGAAACTGCCGCTCGCCAAGGACCTGTTCATCGACCTGGCGGGCAGCGACGCGTTGCCGCTCCGCGTGCTGGAGCCGCTCGCCCGCGGACTGGGACGGGCCAATGAGTCGGGCCTGGCGCTCGCCATGTGCGAGCGGGCCGCGAGCACCCAGCCGGACGAGCTGGGACCGCTGATGGGGATGGTGTTCTACATGGGGCGGCTCGGCCGGCCCGCCGAGCACCTGCTCCCGGTGCTGCTGCGGGCGCTCGGTCTGGCGCCGGAGGACTTCACCATCCGCATGCTGGCGGCCCGCTGCCTGCACGACTGCGGGCTCGCCGAGGACGCCGCCGAGCTGCTGCGCGTCGCCGACTACCTCGACTCCAGCTGCCCGAGCTGCCTGCACGCGATGCAGGAGATCTTCCTCGCCGCGGGCGACGAGCCGGCGGCCGCCGACGTAGTCGAGAGGCTCGCCGACGTTGCGCGGCAGGCCGGCGACGACCAGGACTGCTGCTGA
- the rpsD gene encoding 30S ribosomal protein S4, whose product MSRYTGPKARVNRRLGALVFESAGAAKAYGRRDNPPGMHPAPRKISKHAEAMREKQKIKYYYGLSEKQLRKLFDKARRKEGATGDNLLLMCERRIDSVVRLAGLTKTRPQARQGVAHGHFLLNGHRHNIPSAQVRAGDVIHVLRRANIVELYRSCIEESEGEAADWLAMDAESLKVIVHREPTIEDVTLPVDVGMVVELLSR is encoded by the coding sequence ATGTCACGCTACACAGGCCCCAAGGCCCGCGTTAACCGCCGGCTCGGCGCGCTGGTGTTCGAGAGCGCCGGCGCCGCCAAGGCGTACGGCCGCCGAGACAACCCGCCCGGCATGCACCCCGCTCCGCGGAAGATATCCAAGCACGCCGAGGCGATGCGCGAGAAGCAGAAGATCAAGTACTACTACGGCCTCAGCGAGAAACAGCTCCGCAAGCTGTTCGACAAGGCGCGCCGCAAGGAGGGCGCCACCGGCGACAACCTGCTGCTGATGTGCGAACGCCGCATCGACAGTGTCGTCCGCCTGGCCGGCCTCACGAAGACGCGCCCTCAGGCGCGGCAGGGCGTGGCCCACGGGCACTTCCTGCTGAATGGCCACCGGCACAACATCCCCTCCGCGCAGGTCCGCGCCGGCGACGTGATCCACGTGCTCCGCCGAGCGAACATTGTGGAGCTGTACCGGTCGTGCATCGAGGAGTCCGAGGGCGAGGCCGCCGACTGGCTGGCGATGGACGCCGAATCGCTGAAGGTCATCGTGCACCGCGAGCCGACCATCGAGGACGTCACCCTGCCGGTGGACGTCGGCATGGTGGTCGAGCTGCTGTCGAGGTAA
- a CDS encoding flavodoxin: protein MKIGVFYGSTTGATERAANQVALTMRQHVTIVRDVTDATVEEFLSVDALICGASTWDIGELQEDWAACLPLLEGVDLSGKTLAMFGMGDALTYSWNYLDCLGELWETFSQTGVRLIGRWPADGYEFDESRALDDDGVLLGLGLDDDNHPELTPERLYAWLAQVSDELGLGRKLVPPADNQTRAAS, encoded by the coding sequence ATGAAGATTGGAGTGTTCTACGGGTCGACCACCGGCGCCACCGAGCGAGCCGCCAACCAGGTCGCGCTGACCATGCGGCAGCACGTCACGATCGTCCGCGACGTGACCGACGCCACCGTCGAGGAGTTCCTGTCGGTCGACGCGCTGATCTGCGGCGCGTCCACCTGGGACATCGGCGAGCTGCAGGAGGACTGGGCCGCGTGCCTGCCGCTGCTAGAGGGCGTCGACCTCTCGGGCAAGACGCTCGCCATGTTCGGCATGGGCGACGCGCTCACCTACTCGTGGAACTACCTGGACTGCCTCGGCGAGCTGTGGGAGACGTTCTCCCAGACGGGCGTCCGGCTCATCGGACGATGGCCGGCCGACGGCTACGAGTTCGACGAGTCGCGCGCCCTCGATGACGACGGCGTGCTGCTCGGCCTGGGGCTGGACGACGACAACCACCCCGAGCTCACGCCCGAACGACTCTACGCCTGGCTGGCCCAGGTAAGCGACGAGCTCGGTCTGGGCCGCAAGCTGGTGCCGCCAGCGGACAACCAGACGAGGGCCGCGTCCTAG
- a CDS encoding DUF1559 domain-containing protein: MKATTRAPHGFTIVELLVVIGIIGLLLALLLPAVQSAREAARRTQCRNNLKQVGLAAIGFEVAHQTFPPPQVLPRGGGLVGGGGGDYGHLGSVFVLLLPYLEEGSLYDGYRIDESPGSSNNSRYTSGSLPPYLCPTMQLPRQVPHPCGESLGPGSYLASTRVAYGTPGGLDGAFDNPPGPGRRYRMQPRHVTDGLSNTLLIGETSYGLENYRWVEHTSTKCHSLGGLCWGDYKWAEGYWHFAFGHTGWTRGQQSKYHFNNTTAGFDSRQRTTFRSDHPGGVHFVRLDGSVAFVNEAIERESLFAQITRAAEDLLLSGE; this comes from the coding sequence ATGAAGGCCACTACCCGCGCCCCACACGGTTTCACCATCGTCGAACTGCTGGTGGTCATCGGCATTATCGGCCTGCTGCTCGCGCTGCTGCTGCCCGCGGTGCAGTCGGCCCGTGAAGCCGCCCGCCGCACACAGTGCCGCAACAACCTCAAGCAGGTGGGCCTGGCGGCCATCGGCTTCGAGGTGGCGCACCAGACGTTCCCCCCGCCCCAGGTACTGCCGCGCGGCGGCGGCCTGGTCGGGGGAGGCGGGGGCGACTACGGGCACCTGGGGAGCGTGTTCGTGCTGCTGCTGCCGTACCTGGAGGAGGGCAGCCTGTACGACGGCTACCGCATCGACGAGTCGCCCGGCTCCAGCAACAACTCGCGGTACACCTCTGGTTCGCTCCCGCCGTACCTCTGCCCCACCATGCAGCTGCCCCGGCAGGTCCCGCACCCCTGCGGCGAGTCCCTCGGCCCGGGCAGCTACCTCGCCAGCACGCGGGTGGCGTACGGCACGCCGGGCGGGCTCGACGGCGCGTTTGACAACCCGCCCGGGCCGGGCCGGCGGTACCGCATGCAGCCGCGGCACGTCACCGATGGACTCTCCAACACGCTGCTGATCGGTGAGACCAGCTACGGCCTTGAGAACTACCGCTGGGTGGAGCACACGTCAACCAAGTGCCACTCGCTGGGCGGCCTCTGCTGGGGCGACTACAAGTGGGCCGAGGGGTACTGGCACTTCGCGTTCGGCCACACCGGCTGGACCCGCGGGCAGCAGTCGAAGTACCACTTCAACAACACCACCGCCGGCTTCGACTCGCGGCAGCGTACCACGTTCCGCAGCGACCACCCCGGCGGCGTCCACTTCGTCCGCCTCGACGGCTCGGTCGCGTTCGTGAACGAAGCGATCGAACGCGAGTCGCTCTTCGCGCAGATCACCCGCGCGGCAGAGGATCTCCTACTTAGCGGCGAGTAA
- a CDS encoding alpha-L-fucosidase yields MKSTTIVCALLLNTLLAGPVRAAQDAAHLDPYANETEAERNARMAWFREAKFGLFIHWGVYAVPAGTYNGKQIAGIGEWIMNRGKIPMAEYQTYAKDFNPVKYDPDAWVRLAKQAGMKYIVITSKHHDGFALFDSEVSEWDVVDATPYGKDLIGPLAEACRRHGLKLGLYYSQAQDWNQGGASGGWDPAQKHDMDKYIRDTAVPQVREILTKYSPDVLWWDTPHKMTNERAEQFLPLLKLRPGIIHNNRLGGDYKGDISTPEQHIPGTGLEGDWESCMTMNRTWGFKSYDHDWKSTETLIHNLVDIASKGGNYLLNVGPTAEGVIPAPSVERLQQIGEWMKVNGESIYGTTASPVRTPSWGRVTTRVEDGDATLYLNVFDWSEEGKVFLPLTSPVAACHLLTDESRRFETRADDRGTTVLLTGSAPDPISSVVVLQLEGLPQVSDADKTVQGEDGAVLLPAQKSIINNLNGSHTIYDAEQDSIADWAHNRASVDWDFTIKTPGKFKVTLLAAAEENTSLKVSVGKKSLDVTVPATGGFNSFQAVDAGTIQIDTRGAHSIHLAPVRRDWSPLHLRSVRLSPTN; encoded by the coding sequence ATGAAGTCAACCACGATCGTTTGCGCCCTGTTGCTAAACACGCTTCTCGCTGGCCCGGTCCGGGCAGCGCAGGACGCCGCTCACCTGGACCCCTACGCCAACGAGACCGAGGCCGAGCGAAACGCGCGGATGGCCTGGTTCCGCGAAGCCAAGTTCGGGCTGTTCATCCACTGGGGCGTGTACGCGGTGCCGGCCGGCACCTACAACGGCAAGCAGATCGCGGGCATCGGCGAGTGGATCATGAACCGCGGCAAGATCCCGATGGCCGAGTACCAAACCTACGCTAAGGACTTCAACCCTGTTAAGTACGACCCCGACGCCTGGGTGCGGCTCGCCAAGCAGGCGGGGATGAAGTACATCGTGATCACCTCCAAGCACCACGACGGCTTTGCGCTGTTTGACTCGGAAGTTTCTGAGTGGGACGTGGTCGACGCGACCCCGTACGGCAAGGACTTGATCGGGCCGCTCGCCGAGGCGTGCCGCAGGCACGGTCTCAAGCTGGGACTGTACTACTCGCAGGCGCAGGACTGGAACCAGGGCGGCGCCAGCGGCGGCTGGGACCCCGCCCAGAAGCACGACATGGACAAATACATCCGCGACACCGCCGTTCCTCAGGTCCGCGAGATCCTGACCAAGTACAGCCCCGACGTGCTGTGGTGGGACACGCCCCACAAGATGACCAACGAACGGGCCGAGCAGTTCCTGCCGCTGCTGAAGCTGCGCCCCGGAATCATCCACAACAACCGCTTGGGCGGCGATTACAAGGGCGACATCAGCACCCCCGAACAACACATCCCGGGCACCGGCCTGGAGGGCGACTGGGAGTCCTGCATGACGATGAACCGGACCTGGGGCTTCAAGAGCTACGACCACGACTGGAAGTCCACCGAGACCCTCATCCACAACCTGGTAGACATCGCGAGCAAGGGCGGCAACTACCTGCTGAACGTCGGGCCGACCGCCGAGGGCGTGATCCCTGCGCCGAGCGTCGAACGCCTCCAGCAGATCGGTGAATGGATGAAGGTCAACGGCGAATCCATCTACGGAACCACCGCCAGCCCGGTCCGCACGCCCTCCTGGGGCCGCGTCACGACCCGCGTCGAGGACGGCGACGCCACGCTGTACCTCAACGTGTTTGACTGGTCCGAGGAGGGCAAGGTATTCCTGCCGTTGACCAGCCCGGTCGCCGCCTGCCACCTGCTGACCGACGAGAGCCGCCGCTTCGAGACCCGCGCCGACGACCGCGGCACGACCGTATTGCTCACCGGATCGGCCCCCGACCCGATCAGCTCCGTCGTGGTGCTGCAGCTGGAAGGGCTGCCACAGGTCAGCGACGCCGACAAGACCGTCCAGGGCGAAGACGGCGCCGTCCTTCTGCCGGCCCAGAAGTCGATCATCAACAACCTCAACGGCTCCCACACCATCTACGACGCCGAGCAGGACAGCATCGCCGACTGGGCCCACAACCGGGCCTCAGTCGACTGGGACTTCACCATCAAGACTCCCGGCAAGTTCAAGGTCACCCTGCTGGCGGCGGCCGAGGAGAACACCTCCCTCAAGGTCTCCGTTGGCAAGAAGTCGCTTGACGTTACGGTCCCCGCGACCGGCGGGTTCAACAGCTTCCAAGCGGTCGACGCGGGCACGATCCAGATCGACACGCGCGGCGCCCACAGCATCCACCTCGCGCCGGTGCGGCGGGACTGGTCGCCGCTCCACCTGCGGTCCGTGCGGCTGAGCCCCACGAACTAG
- a CDS encoding right-handed parallel beta-helix repeat-containing protein, which produces MLRPTLCCALLATALMSDRSSARGEAATRAPAPPPADAAPLVLGHGVGLFTVGELVVEDNFDDLDNWVVQVQDRPGFAPTTVAARDNSLDCLTPGRGCTVWFKRRLPTRVTITYDVLCPTHSPAIKGVAPRDINNFWMCSDPAGSEDDLFDAARYNGAFDSYDKMRGYYASTGGGGPNGNRTTRMRRYPRAVDGRPAEHVALTDKDGRRPYLIAPDRWLRVQLVAFDDIVQYIVDGKLVYQFAHGDQVQLESRDADGRRTSHAGECTPERCPVYREGYTGLRMVGTHHLYRNFRVHALDPVEGGVRRPTVRVSSLEELRQAAVHSNQQVILEPGEYTFDDRRGYRLTGSNNDFDLTGAHITIPLRVDSPRHILRLQGDNITLRGGRLEDVYPDGQTEVTDYGAYNQGPTYGGRMTDVVVSGDGGRVVGLQMTVRGSYPYGYGNMFGIGGGAKLRLRKHCGLLVTGDHCVVDGCDVKNEAFGHAIFVQQSQHTVVRNSVVEGTLRPSDDCYNETDPGDLAARHDFRMQWPDWAEGVPIPRGHMINCTEDGIRAYNGVGHMEVEFCEVRKARGGIKVYMAKSARVTDCRVLDCVVQGYSVPSGGVISRCSGNAAYGPLLYIHSDNNRRQTIDLEVLPAPHGIGDHPLAAIKGSRHTIRFAAGPGSSPETMRPIIVGYPLRFDFLSVDFPAVPHDLQQKYEKFAPSRYKAERIRIENETRHPVVLAELSEGNQIESVGPVRDLGRDNHVTQLTAIESARRD; this is translated from the coding sequence ATGCTGCGCCCGACCCTGTGCTGCGCCCTGCTGGCCACCGCCCTCATGTCCGACCGGTCCTCCGCGCGAGGCGAAGCGGCTACGCGTGCGCCCGCGCCCCCCCCGGCAGACGCCGCCCCCCTGGTGCTGGGGCACGGGGTCGGTCTGTTCACCGTCGGCGAGCTGGTGGTCGAGGACAACTTCGACGACCTCGACAACTGGGTCGTGCAGGTGCAGGATCGGCCGGGCTTCGCGCCGACGACGGTCGCCGCGCGGGACAACTCGCTCGACTGCCTCACGCCGGGACGCGGGTGCACGGTGTGGTTCAAGCGTAGGCTGCCTACGCGCGTGACCATCACGTACGACGTCCTCTGCCCGACCCACTCGCCGGCGATCAAGGGCGTCGCGCCCCGCGACATCAACAACTTCTGGATGTGCTCGGACCCGGCCGGATCGGAGGACGACCTGTTCGACGCCGCGCGGTACAACGGCGCATTCGATTCCTACGACAAGATGCGGGGCTACTACGCCAGCACCGGCGGCGGGGGCCCCAATGGGAACCGCACCACGCGGATGCGGCGCTACCCCCGCGCGGTCGACGGCCGGCCCGCAGAACACGTCGCGCTCACCGACAAGGACGGCCGCCGCCCGTACCTCATCGCCCCCGACCGCTGGCTGAGGGTTCAGCTCGTGGCCTTTGACGACATCGTTCAGTACATCGTCGACGGCAAGCTGGTCTACCAGTTCGCCCACGGCGACCAGGTTCAGCTCGAGTCCCGCGACGCCGACGGCCGCCGCACCAGCCACGCCGGCGAGTGCACGCCGGAACGCTGCCCCGTCTACCGCGAGGGCTACACGGGGCTGCGGATGGTCGGCACGCACCACCTTTACAGGAACTTCCGCGTGCACGCGCTCGACCCGGTCGAGGGCGGCGTGCGGAGGCCGACCGTCCGCGTGTCGTCGCTCGAGGAGCTGCGGCAGGCGGCGGTCCACAGCAACCAGCAGGTGATCCTTGAGCCGGGCGAGTACACCTTCGACGACCGCCGCGGCTATCGGCTGACAGGGTCGAACAACGACTTCGACCTGACCGGCGCCCACATCACCATCCCGCTGAGAGTCGACTCTCCCCGCCACATACTCCGCCTGCAGGGCGACAACATCACGCTCCGCGGCGGCCGACTCGAAGACGTCTACCCAGACGGCCAGACCGAGGTCACCGACTACGGCGCCTACAACCAGGGCCCCACGTACGGCGGCCGCATGACCGACGTGGTGGTCTCCGGCGACGGCGGCCGGGTGGTCGGCCTGCAGATGACGGTCCGGGGCTCCTACCCCTACGGGTACGGAAACATGTTTGGCATCGGCGGGGGCGCCAAACTCCGGCTGCGGAAGCACTGCGGCCTGCTGGTCACCGGCGACCACTGCGTCGTCGACGGCTGCGACGTAAAGAACGAGGCGTTCGGCCACGCTATCTTCGTGCAGCAGAGCCAACACACCGTGGTCCGCAACTCGGTGGTGGAGGGCACACTGCGGCCCAGCGACGACTGCTACAACGAGACCGACCCAGGCGACTTGGCGGCCCGGCACGACTTCCGGATGCAATGGCCCGACTGGGCGGAGGGCGTGCCGATCCCGCGCGGGCACATGATCAACTGCACCGAGGACGGCATCCGCGCCTACAACGGTGTCGGACACATGGAGGTAGAGTTCTGCGAAGTGCGCAAGGCCCGCGGCGGGATCAAGGTCTACATGGCCAAGAGCGCCCGTGTGACCGACTGCCGCGTGCTCGACTGCGTGGTCCAGGGCTACTCGGTCCCCAGCGGCGGGGTGATCTCCCGCTGCAGCGGCAACGCCGCATACGGGCCGCTGCTGTACATCCACAGCGACAACAACCGGCGGCAGACGATCGACCTTGAGGTGCTCCCGGCGCCCCACGGGATCGGCGACCACCCGCTGGCCGCAATCAAGGGCTCGCGGCACACGATCCGCTTCGCGGCGGGGCCCGGCTCGTCTCCGGAAACGATGCGGCCGATCATCGTCGGATACCCGCTGCGGTTCGACTTCCTCAGCGTCGACTTCCCCGCAGTCCCGCACGATCTCCAGCAGAAGTACGAGAAGTTCGCCCCCAGCAGGTACAAGGCCGAGCGCATCCGCATCGAGAACGAAACCCGGCACCCGGTGGTGCTCGCCGAGCTCTCGGAAGGGAACCAAATCGAAAGCGTCGGCCCGGTCCGCGACCTGGGCCGCGACAACCACGTGACGCAACTGACTGCGATCGAGTCGGCGCGGCGGGACTAA
- a CDS encoding pentapeptide repeat-containing protein, which translates to MKRTLLCALLPLAGLSAGWPTLRADIYQWEYINPANPSEGKQPSATLAPQGAGVDAAPRAFLDRRDLTKAYLIGADLTNAYVYRANLTNADLSGANLTDASMASVTFTGAVLAQAEIRESVLADVTSRGFTPAQLYSTASYQNQDLSGIIFDGNDFTGWDFSSQNLSRTRYYSATLTGADFTGVVLRDANLHRATQGGFSAAQLYSSASHQNQDLRGVLLSNCDLTGWDLAGQDLTGASFLSATLLNVDLNGATIEDVTFYNVTSEGFTSDQLYSTASYQSGSLRGVNLGYNDLAGWDFAGQDLTGVNLSASELAGASLAGAEVANAWFQNSTSRGFTVDQLYSTASYQAKSLPGVKLYGNDMAGWDFAGFNLEGASFGGGSLVDTDFTDADIRNATFGQATYSGWTAEQLYSTASYQAGDLRGVSLLINDLIGWDFEGQNLLGANLSANLEGASFRHAYLANAEMNASGIDNTHLADFTGADARGAQAYFGDAATTDNMIYPDGSVAGLDLTLENRWIVRDYDGYDNGYDPPDPPLAIRVEEGFTTAPESVIEVLFESDAWDSIIFFEAGIAVTLDGVLDLAFTVDVDLADQVGRTFRLFDWTGVAPSGAFTVESEHSWDLTGLYTTGEVTLLGVGGGLPGDFNNDGVVDAADYTVWRDQVGAPAGTLPNDPTGAPVGPEQYATWRANFGQSAAQPAATAAPEPAALLALLVCLARMPRRCRVPVD; encoded by the coding sequence ATGAAGCGGACTCTGCTCTGTGCGTTGCTACCGCTCGCCGGCTTGTCTGCCGGTTGGCCGACCCTCCGGGCGGACATCTACCAGTGGGAGTACATCAACCCCGCCAACCCGAGCGAGGGCAAGCAGCCGAGTGCGACGCTCGCGCCGCAAGGGGCGGGCGTGGATGCGGCGCCGCGCGCGTTCCTCGACCGGCGCGATCTCACCAAGGCCTATCTGATCGGGGCCGACCTGACCAACGCCTACGTGTACCGCGCGAACCTCACCAACGCCGACCTCAGCGGCGCCAACCTAACCGACGCCAGCATGGCCAGCGTCACGTTCACAGGCGCGGTGCTGGCGCAGGCCGAGATACGCGAATCGGTGCTCGCCGACGTCACCTCCCGTGGTTTCACGCCCGCTCAGCTCTACTCGACCGCCAGCTACCAGAACCAGGATCTGTCGGGGATCATCTTCGACGGCAACGACTTCACAGGCTGGGACTTCTCTTCGCAGAATCTGTCCCGAACGAGGTACTACAGCGCAACACTGACCGGCGCCGACTTCACCGGCGTCGTCCTGCGGGACGCGAATCTTCACCGCGCGACTCAGGGAGGGTTCTCCGCGGCCCAGCTCTACTCTTCGGCCAGTCATCAGAACCAAGACCTCCGTGGGGTACTGCTCAGCAACTGCGACCTGACGGGCTGGGACCTTGCCGGGCAGGACCTAACCGGCGCCAGCTTTCTCAGCGCCACGCTGCTCAATGTCGACCTGAACGGCGCAACGATCGAAGACGTAACTTTCTACAACGTTACGTCGGAGGGCTTCACGTCGGATCAGCTCTACTCGACCGCCAGCTACCAGTCGGGCAGCCTGCGAGGCGTCAATCTGGGGTACAACGATCTCGCCGGCTGGGACTTCGCCGGCCAGGACCTGACGGGCGTCAACTTAAGTGCCTCGGAGCTGGCGGGCGCAAGTCTGGCCGGCGCCGAAGTCGCTAACGCGTGGTTTCAGAACTCCACATCCCGCGGTTTCACTGTGGATCAGCTCTACTCCACGGCCAGCTACCAGGCGAAGAGCCTGCCCGGAGTCAAGTTGTACGGCAATGATATGGCGGGCTGGGACTTTGCCGGGTTCAACCTGGAGGGGGCATCCTTCGGCGGCGGTTCGCTCGTCGATACCGACTTCACCGACGCTGACATCCGCAACGCCACTTTCGGGCAAGCCACCTACTCCGGCTGGACCGCCGAGCAGCTCTACTCAACCGCAAGTTATCAGGCCGGGGATCTGCGTGGGGTGTCACTGCTCATCAACGACCTGATTGGCTGGGACTTCGAGGGCCAGAACCTCCTCGGCGCTAACCTCTCAGCCAATCTCGAAGGCGCCAGCTTTCGCCACGCCTATCTGGCGAACGCGGAGATGAACGCGTCGGGCATCGATAACACGCACCTGGCGGACTTCACCGGCGCCGACGCCCGCGGCGCCCAGGCCTACTTTGGCGACGCAGCAACCACCGACAACATGATCTACCCGGACGGCAGCGTTGCGGGCCTCGACCTGACGCTCGAGAACCGGTGGATAGTCCGCGACTACGACGGCTACGACAACGGTTACGACCCGCCCGATCCGCCGCTCGCGATCCGCGTGGAGGAGGGGTTCACCACGGCGCCAGAGAGTGTGATCGAAGTCCTCTTTGAGTCCGACGCGTGGGACTCGATCATCTTCTTCGAAGCCGGCATCGCGGTGACGCTGGACGGCGTGCTCGACCTGGCGTTCACGGTGGACGTTGATCTGGCCGATCAGGTGGGCCGCACGTTCCGCCTGTTCGACTGGACGGGCGTCGCGCCCAGCGGGGCGTTCACCGTCGAGAGCGAACACTCGTGGGACCTGACCGGCCTGTACACCACGGGGGAGGTGACCCTGCTGGGCGTCGGAGGCGGGCTGCCGGGCGATTTCAACAACGACGGCGTCGTCGACGCCGCCGACTACACTGTCTGGCGGGACCAGGTTGGCGCCCCGGCCGGCACGCTGCCTAACGACCCCACCGGCGCCCCTGTTGGCCCCGAGCAGTACGCAACCTGGCGGGCGAACTTCGGCCAGTCGGCGGCCCAACCGGCCGCCACCGCGGCGCCCGAGCCGGCGGCGCTGCTGGCGTTACTGGTCTGCCTAGCTCGCATGCCCCGGCGCTGTCGAGTGCCGGTAGATTAG